A region from the Actinoplanes sp. OR16 genome encodes:
- a CDS encoding acyl-CoA dehydrogenase family protein codes for MTGPDLSPDALAKVTAEIASTAAEYDRTGDLPWAGIEVAHRAGLLTATVATRYGGPGLGPRDTARILTALGEGDASVGLLAANSLTTHAAQAAFSTWPEHYYEDLLRRSQDGPALVNAIRAEPELGAPARGGLPRTTATLDNGEWVLNGRKAYATGGTGLAYHVVWAVEPETQRVGHLIVPGDLPGITWVDSWDHLGLRASNTHDVIYEDVRVPADAFREIPRQPDGGYRDPATAAGPGSFGHPALYIGVARAARSAFAAFARERVPAALGKPIAQTERIQAVAGEIDLQIVQAETLLHGALLRLEAGDTAILPDLSAIKVAIGRSVIAATQTAVAALGNPGLSRHHSLERHLRDALCIRVHPPQEDAVLLAAGRRVLGS; via the coding sequence GTGACCGGCCCCGACCTCTCCCCCGACGCGCTCGCGAAGGTCACCGCCGAGATCGCGTCGACCGCCGCCGAGTACGACCGGACCGGCGACCTGCCCTGGGCCGGCATCGAGGTCGCCCACCGGGCCGGCCTGCTCACCGCCACCGTCGCCACCCGGTACGGCGGCCCCGGCCTCGGCCCGCGCGACACCGCCCGCATCCTGACCGCGCTCGGCGAAGGCGACGCCTCGGTCGGCCTGCTCGCCGCGAACTCGCTGACCACGCACGCCGCGCAGGCCGCGTTCAGCACCTGGCCCGAGCACTACTACGAGGACCTGCTGCGCCGCTCGCAGGACGGCCCGGCCCTGGTCAACGCGATCCGCGCGGAGCCGGAACTCGGCGCTCCGGCTCGCGGCGGCCTGCCGAGGACCACGGCGACGCTCGACAACGGCGAGTGGGTGCTCAACGGCCGCAAGGCGTACGCGACCGGCGGGACCGGCCTCGCCTACCACGTGGTGTGGGCCGTGGAACCGGAGACGCAGCGCGTCGGGCACCTCATCGTGCCCGGCGACCTGCCCGGCATCACCTGGGTGGACAGCTGGGACCACCTGGGGTTGCGCGCCTCGAACACGCACGACGTGATCTACGAGGACGTGCGGGTGCCGGCCGACGCGTTCCGGGAGATCCCCCGCCAGCCGGACGGCGGCTACCGGGACCCGGCCACCGCCGCGGGACCGGGCAGTTTCGGTCACCCGGCCCTCTACATCGGCGTCGCCCGGGCCGCCCGCAGCGCCTTCGCGGCCTTCGCCCGGGAACGCGTTCCGGCCGCGCTGGGCAAGCCGATCGCGCAGACCGAGCGGATCCAGGCCGTGGCCGGCGAGATCGACCTGCAGATCGTGCAGGCCGAGACACTGCTGCACGGGGCGTTGCTGCGCCTGGAAGCCGGCGACACCGCGATCCTGCCCGACCTCTCCGCGATCAAGGTGGCGATCGGCCGCTCGGTGATCGCGGCGACCCAGACCGCGGTGGCGGCGCTCGGCAATCCGGGGCTGTCCCGCCACCACTCCCTCGAACGGCACCTGCGCGACGCGCTGTGCATCCGTGTCCACCCACCTCAGGAGGACGCGGTCCTGCTTGCCGCGGGCCGCCGGGTGCTGGGCTCCTGA
- a CDS encoding ABC transporter substrate-binding protein: MRYMKTLAVALSASLTLAACGGTETGTAADGTPKSGGTLKVSFWPDNPNFSCIDPFQVYWIEHRSIIRNFADSLTDQDPKTGKIVPWLAEKWEISPDGLDYTFTLKDGVTFSNGTKVDAQAVAGNVAGWIDTVKATNGAAYGASYIQGLTGATVIDPLTVKLTLSKPNSSFLQATSTTNLAITDPSEFALTPADRCTGKGVIGSGLFVLDHYTPKTETVLTKRAGYAWGSSLSENTGEARLDKVIFNYVAEDSVRTGNLTSGAIDVAWPRNPFSPQDETLIEKSGKTIEERSLPGVSYTLFANTTAGKPLADKNVRLAFSKAIDRKTYGETIYGAGYPVVQGAFNATTPYFTSEADKLAYDPDGAGKLLDAAGWTLGPDGIRVKDGKQLTIDYPLTSFVSSAELLQAQAKKVGINLTLRQLTPAQQATYLAEGQYDLTSTYFTRADPGALQFILNPDVANSKALARQSSTPESVIKIQELFAKALQTTDEKQTASAYAELQDFLIDEGITLPLNERVQKVGLSQKVHGFAFTSESFLKLNDVWKG, from the coding sequence ATGCGATATATGAAGACCCTCGCGGTAGCGCTCAGCGCCTCTCTCACCCTCGCCGCCTGTGGTGGGACGGAGACCGGCACCGCTGCGGACGGCACGCCGAAGTCCGGTGGCACCCTCAAGGTGAGCTTCTGGCCGGACAACCCCAACTTCTCCTGCATCGACCCGTTCCAGGTCTACTGGATCGAGCACCGGTCGATCATCCGCAACTTCGCCGACTCGCTGACCGACCAGGACCCGAAGACCGGCAAGATCGTCCCGTGGCTGGCGGAGAAGTGGGAGATCAGCCCGGACGGCCTCGACTACACGTTCACCCTCAAGGACGGCGTCACCTTCAGCAACGGCACGAAGGTCGACGCGCAGGCGGTCGCCGGCAACGTCGCCGGATGGATCGACACCGTCAAGGCGACGAACGGCGCGGCCTACGGCGCCAGCTACATCCAGGGGCTGACCGGCGCGACGGTGATCGACCCGCTCACCGTGAAGCTGACGCTGAGCAAGCCGAACTCGTCGTTCCTGCAGGCCACCTCCACGACGAACCTGGCGATCACCGACCCGTCCGAGTTCGCGCTCACCCCGGCCGACCGCTGCACCGGCAAGGGAGTGATCGGTTCCGGTCTGTTCGTGCTGGACCACTACACACCGAAGACCGAGACGGTACTGACCAAGCGGGCCGGCTACGCCTGGGGCTCGTCGCTCAGTGAGAACACCGGTGAGGCCCGCCTGGACAAGGTGATCTTCAACTACGTGGCCGAGGACAGCGTCCGCACCGGCAACCTGACCAGCGGCGCCATCGACGTCGCCTGGCCGCGCAACCCGTTCAGCCCGCAGGACGAGACGCTGATCGAGAAGTCCGGCAAGACGATCGAGGAGCGGTCGCTGCCGGGCGTCTCCTACACGCTGTTCGCGAACACCACGGCCGGCAAGCCGCTCGCCGACAAGAACGTGCGGCTCGCGTTCTCCAAGGCGATCGACCGCAAGACGTACGGCGAGACGATCTACGGCGCCGGGTACCCGGTGGTGCAGGGCGCGTTCAACGCGACGACGCCGTACTTCACGTCCGAGGCCGACAAGCTCGCCTACGACCCGGACGGCGCCGGCAAGCTGCTCGACGCCGCCGGCTGGACGCTCGGCCCGGACGGCATCCGGGTCAAGGACGGCAAGCAGCTGACCATCGACTACCCGCTCACGTCGTTCGTCTCCAGCGCCGAGCTGCTGCAGGCGCAGGCCAAGAAGGTCGGCATCAACCTGACGCTGCGCCAGCTCACCCCGGCACAGCAGGCCACCTACCTGGCCGAGGGGCAGTACGACCTGACCTCGACCTACTTCACCCGGGCCGACCCCGGCGCGCTGCAGTTCATCCTGAACCCGGACGTCGCGAACTCGAAGGCCCTGGCCCGGCAGTCGTCCACGCCGGAGTCGGTGATCAAGATCCAGGAGCTGTTCGCGAAGGCTCTACAGACGACCGACGAGAAGCAGACCGCGTCCGCCTATGCCGAGCTGCAGGACTTCCTGATCGACGAGGGCATCACCCTGCCGCTCAACGAGCGCGTCCAGAAGGTCGGCCTCAGCCAGAAGGTGCACGGATTCGCGTTCACGTCGGAGAGCTTCCTCAAGCTGAACGACGTCTGGAAGGGCTGA
- a CDS encoding ABC transporter permease encodes MTRYVAGRVLQAIVVLWAAYTLTFAILYLLPSDPMELQLAAAGLQLDSLTPQQLAEGKARFGLDQSLWSQYRHHLWAALHGDFGISLTQQVPVTDLIGQRIGQTLLLSATAAVVALIGGSALAYLATFARWTPLRTFLTRLPALGASFPQFFIALFLIQFFSFQLGWLPATGTETASSLVMPVLTIAVLNSSILAQVLIKSFDETLSQAYITTARAKGLSRSAVHVKHAFRNAVLPAMTILGVIVGLTVTSAIVVETVFTREGVGKLAQEAVLAQDVPVVLAVVTIAAALFVVVNLIVDLLYPLLDPRISHTRARVDPEVVTAV; translated from the coding sequence ATGACCCGGTATGTCGCGGGCCGCGTGCTCCAGGCGATCGTCGTGCTCTGGGCCGCGTACACCCTCACCTTCGCGATCCTGTACCTGCTGCCCAGCGACCCGATGGAGTTGCAGCTCGCGGCGGCCGGGCTTCAGCTGGACTCGCTGACCCCTCAGCAGCTCGCCGAGGGCAAGGCGCGGTTCGGACTCGACCAGTCCCTCTGGTCCCAGTACCGGCACCACCTGTGGGCGGCGCTGCACGGTGACTTCGGCATCTCGCTGACCCAGCAGGTGCCGGTCACCGACCTGATCGGGCAGCGCATCGGCCAGACCCTGCTGCTCAGCGCCACCGCCGCGGTGGTGGCGCTGATCGGCGGGTCGGCCCTCGCCTACCTCGCCACCTTCGCGAGATGGACGCCGCTGCGGACCTTCCTCACCCGGCTGCCGGCGCTGGGCGCGTCGTTCCCGCAGTTCTTCATCGCGCTCTTCCTCATCCAGTTCTTCTCGTTCCAGCTCGGCTGGCTGCCGGCCACCGGCACCGAGACGGCGTCGTCGCTGGTCATGCCGGTGCTCACGATCGCGGTGCTGAACTCGTCGATCCTCGCCCAAGTGCTGATCAAGAGTTTCGACGAGACGCTCTCGCAGGCGTACATCACCACGGCCCGCGCCAAGGGCCTGTCCCGCTCGGCGGTGCACGTCAAGCACGCCTTCCGCAACGCGGTGCTACCCGCCATGACCATCCTCGGCGTGATCGTCGGCCTCACCGTGACCAGCGCGATCGTCGTCGAGACGGTCTTCACCCGGGAGGGCGTCGGCAAGCTCGCACAGGAGGCGGTCCTGGCCCAGGACGTGCCGGTGGTGCTCGCCGTCGTCACCATCGCGGCCGCCCTGTTCGTGGTCGTGAACCTGATCGTCGACCTGTTGTATCCGCTGCTCGACCCGCGTATCTCGCACACCCGTGCCCGTGTCGATCCGGAAGTGGTGACCGCTGTATGA